GCTTTGCTTGCACCAGGATTGCCGGGGATCGTCGCCCCGAAAACTGCAGGGCAAATATTGGCGAACGTTCTTTCTCAGCTGCTTATGGAAGACTTTACTGACCGAAAGGAGAAAGAAGTATGAGTTTAAAAGGGAAAAAGATTGGATTCGGATTAACAGGCTCGCATTGTACGTATGATGCTGTATTTCCTGAAATCGAAAAGTTGGTGAATGCAGGAGCTGAAGTTTTACCAGTTGTCACATTCACTGTGAAAAATACAGAAACACGTTTTGGCAAGGGAGAAGATTGGGTACAGCGAATTGAGGAACTCACTGGCAATAAGGTAATAGACTCAATTGTCAAGGCAGAACCTCTTGGCCCCAAAATCCCACTGGACTGTATGGTGATTGCGCCGCTGACGGGTAACTCCATGAGCAAGTTCGCGAATGCAATGACAGATTCACCAGTTCTGATGGCTGCAAAAGCGACATTAAGGAATCAAAATCCGGTGGTCCTGGGAATATCGACGAATGATGCTTTAGGGCTTAATGGCGTCAATCTGATGAGATTAATGGCGACCAAGAATATTTACATGATTCCTTTTGGCCAGGATGATCCTGTCAAAAAGCCAAACTCAATGGTTGCGAGAATGGGGATGCTTTCCGAAACAATCATTGAAGCGATGAATGGAAATCAGCTTCAGCCAGTACTAGTAGAACGTTATAAGGATAATTAATGCTAAATTCCAGGCTCTTTTCGCACGCCTTGTTATTTGCGCAGATATTGCGCAACAGGATAAGGCAACAACGGAAAGAGTCTGGAATCGTATTCAAGCCAGGAACAAGAGGTATTCAAGAAAGCTATAATCAAAGCAAATCCTGTCCCAAATACAGCCATTTTAAATTGGAAATGCTTTTCTCCGGCAGTGAAGCAAAATGTTTCTTTTCTTAATGATTGATTATGATAAAATATAGGATAATATACTAGGCGGATAGAACAAGGCGCTTGCACTTTTCTATTAGACCGCCAGTTTACTTATGTTTCAAACAACCCCAGCTAAATGCGGGATATAAAACGATAATGGTAGTGGAAGGGGAAACAGCAATGTCAGAGAGAAAAGGTTACCGTGTAGCAGTAGTGGGAGCAACAGGAGCAGTTGGACAGCAGATGATCCAGACGCTCGAAAGCAGGGATTTTCCTGTATCCGAGCTTTTATTGCTTTCATCATCGAGGTCAGCTGGTACGAAGGTTCAGTATAAAGGAAATGAAATAACAGTACAGGAAGCCAAGCCTGAAAGTTTTGAAGGTGTGGATATTGCCCTTTTCAGCGCAGGTGGTAGTGTTTCAAAGGCTCTGGCACCGGAAGCTGTAAAACGTGGTGCCATAGTTGTTGATAACACAAGTGCATTCCGCATGGATGAGAACACACCGCTTGTCGTGCCTGAAGTCAATGAGGAAGATTTGCATTCGCATAACGGAATCATTGCTAACCCGAACTGCTCTACGATTCAAATGGTTGTTGCACTCGAGCCATTGCGTAAGAAGTTCGGTTTGGAAAAGATCATCGTATCGACGTACCAGGCAGTATCGGGGGCAGGAGCAGCGGCTGTCGAGGAATTGGAGGAACAGACTCAGGCAATTTTGAACGGCGAGGAATATGAACCAAAGATTCTTCCGGTGAAGTCAGCGGAAAAGCACTACCAAATTGCATTCAATGCGATACCGCAGATCGATACATTCGTAGATAACGGATTCACGTATGAAGAGATGAAGATGATCAATGAAACGAAGAAAATCATGCACATGCCTGACCTGCAGGTTGCTGCAACATGCGTTAGGCTTCCGGTTGGCACAGGTCATTCCGAGTCTGTTTATATTGAGATTGGCCAGGACGGTGTTTCAGCATCAGATATTAAAGAACTTATGTCTGATGCACCAGGAGTAGTCCTTCAGGATGACCCTGCACAGCAACTCTATCCAATGCCTGCATTCTGTGTTGGTAAAAATGACGTATTTGTCGGCAGAATCAGGAAAGATCTGGACAATGAAAAAGGCTTCCATATGTGGGTCGTTTCTGACAACTTGTTAAAAGGTGCTGCATGGAACTCAGTCCAGATTGCTGAAAGTCTTGTGAAGCTTGGCTTGGTAAAATAATTGATTAATGACAGAATTTCTGAGGTGTTACGATGAAAATAATCGTTCAAAAATTTGGCGGTACATCTGTCCGGGATGAACAAAGCCGCGGCCAGGCGATGAGTCATATAAAAAACGCGATCGCTGATGGATATAAAGCGGTTGTGGTCGTTTCTGCGATGGGAAGGAAAGGGGATCCGTATGCTACAGACACCCTTCTCAGTCTTCTAGGAGGTAGTGACAGCAAAATCAGCAAGCGCGAGCATGATTTGCTGTTATCATGTGGAGAAACGATTTCCAGTGTTGTTTTTACGAATATGCTGCTCGAGAATGGGATTAGTGCGACGGCCCTTACAGGTGCCCAGGCAGGATTCAGGACAAATAGCGAGCATACGAACGCCAGAATTCTTGATATGAAATGCGATCGGTTGTTGAGGGAGCTCGATCAGGTCGACGTGGTCGTCGTGGCTGGATTCCAGGGTGCTGCAAAAAATGGAGACGTGACAACAATCGGCCGGGGCGGCAGTGACACATCAGCTGCAGCACTTGGCGCTGCGTTAAACGCGGAATGGATTGACATCTTTACCGATGTCGAGGGAATCATGACAGCTGATCCGAGGATTGCGGAGAACGCAAGGCCTCTTTCCGTGGTCACATATACTGAGGTTTGCAATATGGCATATCAGGGAGCCAAGGTAATCCATCCTCGTGCTGTGGAGATTGCCATGCAGGCAAAAGTTCCGATCAGAATCAGGTCCACCTATTCCGATGGCCTTGGCACGCTGGTTACGGCCCTTAATCGAGAAAATAAAGGAACTGACATTAAGGAAAGGCCTGTAACGGGAATTGCGCATGTTTCAAATGTCAGCCAGATTAAGGTTTTTGCTAAAAAAGACCAATATAATCTCCAATCAGAAGTTTTCAAGGCAATGGCAAATGAAAACATCAGTGTAGATTTTATCAATATTTCTCCAAACGGAGTGGTCTACACGGTTCTTGATGAAATGACCAACCGGGCGGCAAGGGTGTTGGAAGGCTTGGGGCACACGCCGCAAATTGAGAAGCATTGCGCAAAGGTCTCTGTCGTCGGAGCAGGAATGGCAGGAGTACCAGGAGTAACTTCGAAAATTGTAACTGCTTTATCAGAAAAAGGCATTCGCATACTTCAATCCGCTGACAGCCATACAACCATTTGGGTGTTGGTGAAACAGGAGGATTTAGGAAAGGCAGTAAATGCGTTACATGATGCCTTCCAGCTCGAGGAAGAAACAGCAGATTTCGAGCGTCAAGACATATAAAAAGATTTTGCTTCCCAGCACTGGCTGTCGGAAGCCTTTCAGAAGAGGAGTGAACAGGAATGGTTCAATTCGGAAGAGTATCCACAGCAATGGTGACCCCGTTTGATCACAAAGGTCACATTGATTTCGCTAAAACGACACAGCTAGTTAACCATTTGATTGATAACGGTACAGATTCACTTGTAGTTGCAGGGACAACTGGTGAATCCCCGACTCTTTCCAAAGAAGAGAAAATCGCATTATTCCAGCATGTCGTAAAGGTTGTAGACAAGAGGGTGCCTGTCATTGCAGGAACAGGCAGCAATAACACATATGCCACCATCGAATTGACAAAAAAGGCAGAAGAAATTGGTGTAGACGCGATCATGATCGTAGCACCATACTACAACAAGCCAAACCAGGAAGGTTTATATCAGCACTTTAAAGCGGCAGCAGAAGCTACAACACTTCCAGTGATGGTTTATAATATTCCAGGAAGATCAGTCGTGAATATCCTGCCCGAAACAGTGATTAAACTGGCTGAAATCCCGAATGTGGTCGCGGTAAAGGAAGCTAGTGGTGACTTGAATGCCATGGCTAAAATCATTGCAAATACACCAGAAGACTTCCTTTTATACAGTGGAGATGACGGATTGACTCTGCCGGTCCTCGCAATCGGCGGTACAGGAATTGTCTCTGTAGCTTCACATGTAATTGGAAACGAGATGCAAGCAATGGTCGATGCTTTCTTCAGCGGAAGAAATGCGGACGCTGCAAAAATGCATCAGCGCTTGCTCCCGGTCATGGAAGGACTGTTCGCTGCTCCAAGCCCGGCACCTGTCAAAACGGCATTGCAGCTTAAAGGACTCGATGTCGGTTCCGTTCGTTTGCCAATGGTGCCTTTGACAGAACAAGAAAGATCAGCGGTAGCTAAACTATTCCAATAAATCTTAAGGCCAGCCTCTCGGGTTGGCCTTTTTTATATGGAAGTAAAAGCAAACCCCGACATAGCCCGAAAACTGAATAGCAAATCCAGAACGGTAAAGCAGACTCCCTGGACTGCCCGAAAACTTAATTCCAATGCCCAAATGGTAAAAGAAGAGTCCCTGCATTGTCCGAAAACTTAATTCCAATGCCCAAACGGAAAAGCAGAGTCCATGCATTGCCCGAAAACTGGATTCCGAAGCTCGAACGGTAAAAGCAGAGCCGCTGCATTGCCCGAAAACTGGATTCCGAAGCTCAAACGGTAAAAGCAGAGTCGCTGCATTGCCCGAAAACTGGATTCCGAAGCTCAAACGGTAAAAGCAGAGCCGCTGCATTGCCCGAAAACTGAATTCCGAAGCTCAAACGGTAAAAGCAGAGCTGCTGCATTACCCGAAAACTGAATTCCAAAGCCCAAGCGGTAAAAGCAGAGTCCCTGCTACAATAAAGAAAAAATGCAAGAGGAAGCAGTGATTATTGAAGATAGTGAAGGGGCTTAGTTCATACATGAGAGGCGGTTGAATAAAGTTGTAAAGATTTTCTATCATCAAGTATAATGATTTTAACTGATGATGGTTCGGAATATTACAACACAGGAGGAGCACGGAATTGATAGCGAAAAACGAGAGTATTAAAATCATTCCACTTGGTGGAGTAGGGGAAATGGGAAAGAATATGTACATCACTGAAGTGGACGGTGATATTTTTGTAGTTGATGTGGGATTGATGTTTCCTGAGGATGAGATGCTTGGGATTGATGTGGTCATACCCGATTTTACATATTTGGTTTTGAATAGGGACAGGGTCAAAGCGATTTTCCTTACGCACGGGCATGAAGATCATATTGGTGCTTTATCCTATTTATTACGCAAAATGAATATACCGGTTTATGGAACAAAGCTAACAATCGCTCTGGCAAAGGAGAAAATGAGAGAGCAGGATTTCACTGGTTCTGTTGACTTCCATGAAATTAATTCAGATACAATAGTGGATTTTGACAAAGTGTCTGTTTCCTTTTTTAAAACCAATCACAGCATCCCTGGTTCAGTCGGCATCAGCATTCTTACATCAGACGGTGCAATCGTACATACAGGGGACTTTAAATTTGACCAGGCAGCAGCACCACTATACAAACCTGAAATAGGCAAGATGGCTTCAATAGGTGAAAAAGGTGTGCTCTGTCTGCTTTCCGACAGTACCGAGGCTGAAAGACCCGGGCATACACCTTCAGAATCAACCGTGATCGCTGAACTATCCAACGTTTTTTATAATGCAGAGGGCAGGATCATTGCTGCATGCTTCGCATCTGACCTTAACAGAATCCAGCACCTCTTTAACAGCGCATATGCTAACGACCGTAAAGTGGCAGTGGTAGGAAATAGCTTGAAACGTGTATATGACATCGCATTGCAGCTCGGCTACTTACAGGTTGAAGAAGATCTCATCATATCGGTTAATGATTTAAAGGATTATGATAACAGCCAGGTGGTGATTTTAACCACAGGAAGTCAGGGGGAGCCAATAGAAGCTTTGCAGAAAATGGCTAAACAAGTGCATCCTCAGGTGAACATCCTGGCAGGTGACACTGTATTGTTTGCTGCTTCACCTTTAAGGGGAAGTGAAGTTTTTATTTACAAGACGATTGATATGCTTTACCGAGCCGGTGCGAATGTAGTAACCAGCAAAAATAGTGTCCAGGTCTCTAGCCATGGAAGTCAGGAAGAATTGAAATTCATGATCAATCTGATGAATCCTAAATACTTCATTCCTGTACATGGCGAATACAAAATGCTGAAGGCCCATAAAAAACTAGCTCAATTTTGCGGCATCCCGGAAGAAAATATTTTCATCCCTGATCGCGGAGACGTGATTGAAATTTCAGGCGGGAAATTAAAGTTCACAGAGAAGGTACCGGCCGGGAATACATTGATCGATGGAATTGGGATTGGAGATGTAGGCAACATTGTTCTCCGAGATCGAAGGCTGCTATCGCAGGACGGTGTCTTACTTGTAGTTGTCACATTGAATAAAACCGACAGGAGGATTCTTGCTGGACCAGAAATTATATCGCGCGGCTTCGTCTATGTTCGTGAATCAGAGAAGCTGATGACCGATTCTGCTGCACTTGTAAGAGAAATCGTCGAGCAAAATGCCAACAAAGGCTCTTTCGATTGGAATAGTTTAAAACAAGACATCCGAGACTCACTTCACCAATATTTATATGAAAAAACAAAACGCCGTCCAATGATCATGCCGATCATCATGGAGGTTAAATAATTCTGATAAGATACTGGATCAAACACCAGTATCTTTTTTTTTGCTTTCCGATTTTATTCTTCAGTCACCTTTGGGCGCGGAATGAAATTGATGATGATGTTCATACTAAAATTATCATGCCTGAAGGGAGCATAAAGGATGGATAACGATATAAATAAATTCAGTTCTGAAAACCAGGAGGGCCAGCAGGGGGATAAGGAGAACAAACCATCAGGCCTTCTTGAAAAGATTCAGCAGCTTGGTCAGACAAATGTCCCCCAGCTATCGCAGGATTCGAAGATCCATTGTTTGACCATCGTTGGACAAATTGAGGGACATATGCAGCTTCCGCCACATAATAAAACGACAAAATATGAACATTTGATTCCACAGCTTGTTGCAATTGAACAAAACCAGAATATTGAAGGGTTACTTGTCATTCTTAATACAGTTGGCGGGGATGTGGAAGCAGGGCTGGCAATTTCGGAAATGCTGGCATCACTTTCTAAGCCGACCGTTTCCATCGTACTTGGCGGCGGTCATTCCATCGGAGTGCCAATAGCAGTTTCCTGTGATTATTCGTTCATTGCAGAGACCGCGACAATGACAATTCATCCAGTCAGGCTGACTGGACTCGTAATCGGCGTTCCACAAACATTTGAATACCTCGATAAAATGCAGGATAGAGTTGTGAATTTTGTTACGAAGCATTCCAACATTACTGAAGAAACATTCAAAGAGTTGATGTTTGCCAAAGGCAACCTGACTAGGGATATCGGAACGAATGTTGTCGGCCATGATGCAGTCCAGACTGGTTTGATCCATGAAGTCGGGGGAATAGGGCAGGCGATGAAAAAGTTAAATGAATTAATTGATATGAATAAACAAGAGTCAGAAGTGATTGTACAATGATCCTCTATACGATGATGCCGCATGAACAGGTATTCCCGCCAAGTGAAGAGGCAGCCGTTAACCAGGTCATGATCAGCTATAATGGAATTCCTATCATGGCTGAATATACAGAGAATCATGAGTACCGGGTAGTCAGAGTAATGAGTACCGACCCTAACCATTATATGGAAACATCTTGTTTGCCTGGTTCTACCATTACTCTCTCTTAGGTACTTATTGAATTGACCTTTTAAGCACAATAAAAAGCTGTGTAAAAAGAGCATCGCCCCGTCTATTTTTAATAAATCGATTGTGCCGTTTCAACTGGCAAATATGATATAATATGGATACACTAAAGCATCAGCAGCCGAATAAGGCTGCTTTTCTTCTTATTAAAGTTTGAAGAATAAGCTAGTTGATTATGCTGATAGTGAAGCTATAAAAGTTCAGGTGATAAAATGGCCAAAAAGAAAAGACGGCAATCGAGAAAGAAGAATACATTGAAAACAACTGTTCAATATGAACTTGCCGGGTTAGCGCTGCTCGCATTAGCGATCATAGCGATGGCGGATTTGGGAGCGGTCGGAGGAGCGGTCGTGATGTTCTTCCGATTTTTCTTCGGAGAATGGTATATGCTCAGTCTCGTAGGGCTGGTCGTGTTCAGTATTTTCATCATGTGGAAACGAAGCCTGCCTTTTATATTCCACACTAAATTAATTGGTACATATCTGATAATAAGTGCAATCCTGCTATTAAGCCATGTGACATTATTCGAACTTTTATCCAATGGCGGCAAGTTTGAGGATCCAAGTGTCATTAAAAACACTTTCGAATTATATGTGATGGAGGCAAAAGGAGAGACAAGCACGAATGATCTCGGAGGCGGGATGATCGGGGCTGTGATGTTTGCGCTGTTTTACTTTTTGTTTGATGCAGCCGGATCTCAGCTGATTGCCTTCCTGCTAATCATTATTGGCGCCATTCTTGTCACAGGCAAAACATTCAGTGAGGTTGCCGGAAAAATCCTGACACCAATCGGCAGTTTTATCAGAGAACAATGGTTTTCATTCATTGAAGACCTTAAACAATGGAAAGAAAATCAACAACATAAAAAGACAGAAAGACAACAGGCAAAACAGGCTGAAAATGAGAGCAGCCAGGCAGTTGCTAAGCAAGCGCCAGCTGAAAAAACGATCGAACTTGCTGATGAGCCAGCCCCTGAGCCTATCATCTCCAGCTTTGCGGAGCGAGCTTACGCAAATCCTGCTGATTCTCAACAACAGCAGCCAGAAAAGAAAGCTAAAGCTGCAAGTGACACCGAAGACGAGGCAGAAGAGTTGCCGCAGAACATTACTTTTACTGAAGTTGAAAATACCTCGTATGAACTTCCGCCAATCGATATATTGAAGCTTCCGAATAAAACGGATCAAAGCGGAGAATATGAAATGATTCACGCGAATGCGGCCAAGCTTGAACGCACATTCCACAGCTTCGGGGTAAAAGCAAGAGTGACCCAAGTTCATCTGGGACCAGCGGTAACGAAATATGAAGTTCACCCTGATGTCGGTGTCAAGGTAAGCAGAATTGTCAGCCTTAATGATGATTTGGCACTGGCATTGGCAGCAAAGGATATCAGGATTGAAGCTCCGATACCGGGAAAGTCAGCAATTGGTATAGAAGTTCCGAATTCTGAAGTTGCAATGGTTTCTTTACGGGAAGTAATCGAATCGAAGCAGCATAACAAACCAGGATCCAAACTCCAAATTGGTTTGGGCCGTGATATTACGGGTGAAGCAGTGCTTGCCGAACTGAATAAAATGCCTCACCTTCTTGTTGCCGGTGCTACCGGAAGCGGAAAGAGTGTGTGTATTAACGGTATTATCACCAGCATCTTGATGAAGGCAAAGCCCCATGAAGTCAAATTGATGATGATTGACCCTAAGATGGTAGAGTTAAATGTATATAATGGTGTTCCGCATCTGCTGGCCCCGGTTGTGACCGATGCCAAGAAAGCATCGCAGGCACTCAAAAAAGTGGTCAGTGAGATGGAAAGGCGCTATGAGCTCTTCTCACACACGGGTACAAGGAATATCGAAGGCTACAATGAATATATCAAGAGATATAATAGCGAGGAAGAAGCAAACCAGCCACTGCTTCCATTCATCGTAGTAATTGTCGATGAGCTGGCAGACTTGATGATGGTTGCGTCCTCTGATGTTGAAGATTCTATCACGAGGCTGGCACAGATGGCACGTGCTGCCGGAATCCATTTGATCATAGCTACACAGAGACCATCTGTTGATGTCATTACAGGGGTTATCAAAGCGAATATTCCTTCAAGAATTGCATTTGCTGTTTCCTCGATGACAGACTCAAGGACGATTCTAGATATGGGCGGTGCAGAGAAACTGCTTGGAAGAGGGGACATGCTGTTCCTGCCTGTTGGGGCGTCAAAGCCTGTGAGGGTGCAGGGAGCATTCTTATCGGATGAAGAGGTAGAAGAGGTTGTAAACTACGTCATTGGCCAGCAGAAAGCACAGTATCAAGAAGAAATGATCCCAGAGGATGTTCCAGAGAACACATCAGAGGTAGAGGATGAATTGTACGGAGATGCCGTCGATCTTGTAGTGGAAATGCAAACCGCTTCTGTTTCTATGCTTCAAAGAAGGTTCAGGATTGGATATTCTCGTGCAGCAAGACTGATCGATGAAATGGAGCTGCGTGGTGTCGTTGGGCCTTATGAAGGAAGCAAGCCGCGTACCGTCCTAGTGGCTAAGTCCGAAGAGGCATAACATCATACATCTGAAAAGACAAAAGTCGGGTGATCACACCCGACTTTTTCTGTGTTTGCAGGATAATATTCCTATAGGTCAAATAATAGTGTCATACTATTAAAACCGTTTGCAAAAACTAATTATAGCAAAAATATAGGTTTATCGTCCCGGAAAAAGTGACAATTTTGGTCAATCTAGCTTTTTTCGACAAATTGTTGAAACACTATTTATTTATCTCGAAAAAAGTGTTATAGTATTTTCGATTAGTAGGAATGCTATACATCAGATGTCTGATGTCTTGAGCAAAGGTTGGAGGAACGCCTCATGTCGATCAAGTCAGATAACCGGCACCTGTATTTACAAGTAATCGATCACCTGAAGCAAGATATTCAAAAAGGTATTTATAAAGAAAGAGAAAAACTACCTTCAGAATTTGATCTTGCCAAACAGCTTGGAGTCAGCAGAGCTACACTAAGAGAAGCATTGCGGATACTTGAAGAAGAAAACGTCATAGTTCGCAGGCATGGTGTAGGGACTTTTGTCAACGCCAAACCGTTGTTTGAGTCAGGTATTGAACAGTTGAACAGCGTGACGGGCATGATTGAGCATGCAGGGATGAAGCCTGGTACAATCTTCTTGAACTCAACGACTACTGGGCCAACCGAAGAAGATATCCGACGTTTTTCATGCTCTCATGATGATGAAATCACACTGGTTGAAAGGGTCAGAACTGCAAACGGGGAACCTGTCGTCTATTGTCTTGACAAGATTCCTTCAAGCATCCTGCCGGAAGATTCTTCATTTGAAGATGAGTCTTTGCTTCATCTTCTTGAAGTTAAATCGAACCGGAAGGTAACATACGCAGTTGCTCAAATTGAGCCAATTGGCTATCACGAGAAGATTTCACCCATCCTTGAATGCGAGCCGGAAACAGCACTGCTTGTTTTGAAGCAAATGCATTTCGACGAAAATGATGTTCCGATTCTTTATTCGGTGAATTACTTTAAAGCCGACAAGTTCAGTTTTCATGTCCTTAGGAAAAGAATTTAATTTTTTTAAGGAAATGTAAACGCTAACTGATTGGTTTTTCAGAACATTCCTGCGAAATCACAAACATTCTCTGGGGGGTACAAACCTTGAAAAAGCGTAAATTTGGTTTGGTAATGTCATTGCTTTTAGCAGCAGGTACAATGTTGGCAGGTTGCGGAAGCGACGAAGGCGACAGTTCTAAGGGCAAGGAGTCAGACTTAAGAGTTGGTATGGTCACTGACGCAGGTACGATTGATGACAAGTCATTCAACCAGGGTACTTGGGAAGGAATCCTGAAGGCTGAAGAAGAATTCGGCGTTAAGACAAAATACCTAAAGCCAGCAGGAACTACTGAAGCAGAATACTTAAAAGAAATTGGTAACTTATACGACGCAGAATATAAGTTCATCGTTACACCGGGCTTTAAATTCGAAACAGCTGTTTTCCAAGCCCAGGATAAATATGAAGATGCTAAATTCGTCATTCTTGATGGAAACCCACACAGTGGAGATTACAACCCAGTTGTTAAAGATAACACTGTAGCTGTATTCTTTGCAGAGCACGAGTCAGGTTTCCTTGCTGGTGTTGCTGCAGCTGTTGAATTGAAAGAAGGCGAAGCTGGATTCATCGGCGGTATGGAAATCCCTGCTGTACAAAAGTTCAACTGGGGCTTCCAACAAGGTCTTAAATATGCAAATGAAAACCTTGATACGAATGTAACAATCAAGGCTGAAAACGTAGTTTACCAGGGTTCATTTGACAACGCTGCTGCTGGCGGTCAAATTGCAGCTCAATTCTATGATCGTGGCGTAGATGTTATCTTCACTGCTGCTGGTGGTGTTGGTGTTGGAGCGATCAACGAAGCGAAGAACCGTGCGAAAGCTGGAGAAAACGTCTGGATCGTTGGTGTTGACGTAGACCAGTATGAAGATGGTAAATACGAAGGGGATAAGTCAGTCATCCTTACTTCTGCAATGAAGAAGCTTGACCAAGTTTCTTACGATATGGTTCAAGCAGAGCTTGACGGCAAATTCCCAGGCGGAGAAACTTTGATTTTCGATGCTAAGAACGATGGAATTGGTCTTCCTGAGAAAAACCCTAACCTAAGCGAAGAAACAACAGCCAAGGTTAAAGAAGTATACGAAAAAGTTAAATCTGAAGAAATCAAAGTCTCTGCTGAGCAGGGAGATTTATTCAAGTAAAAAACTGCAAAAGAGACGGTCTCCCGTCTCTTTTGTCTATCGGACTTGAAAAGGAAAAATTTTGAACTTTTCAGAAGTGAAATTGTACAGCTCCAGAGCCTGGCTTCCAAACTAATCGGTATTCCATAAGGAAGTAATTGCATCACTTCCCCAGGTGCCGATGAAATGTTAGAGAAGCTGACAAGGGCGCTTACGCTATTCTTAATAGGTATAGAGTCTAATACAAAGGTGAGTGCTACTATGAGTTATGTAGTTGAGATGTTGAATATTCGGAAAGAGTTTCCGGGTATCGTAGCCAACGATAATGTTACCCTTACCCTTAAAAAAGGGGAAATACATGCACTGC
This portion of the Mesobacillus sp. S13 genome encodes:
- a CDS encoding DNA translocase FtsK — encoded protein: MAKKKRRQSRKKNTLKTTVQYELAGLALLALAIIAMADLGAVGGAVVMFFRFFFGEWYMLSLVGLVVFSIFIMWKRSLPFIFHTKLIGTYLIISAILLLSHVTLFELLSNGGKFEDPSVIKNTFELYVMEAKGETSTNDLGGGMIGAVMFALFYFLFDAAGSQLIAFLLIIIGAILVTGKTFSEVAGKILTPIGSFIREQWFSFIEDLKQWKENQQHKKTERQQAKQAENESSQAVAKQAPAEKTIELADEPAPEPIISSFAERAYANPADSQQQQPEKKAKAASDTEDEAEELPQNITFTEVENTSYELPPIDILKLPNKTDQSGEYEMIHANAAKLERTFHSFGVKARVTQVHLGPAVTKYEVHPDVGVKVSRIVSLNDDLALALAAKDIRIEAPIPGKSAIGIEVPNSEVAMVSLREVIESKQHNKPGSKLQIGLGRDITGEAVLAELNKMPHLLVAGATGSGKSVCINGIITSILMKAKPHEVKLMMIDPKMVELNVYNGVPHLLAPVVTDAKKASQALKKVVSEMERRYELFSHTGTRNIEGYNEYIKRYNSEEEANQPLLPFIVVIVDELADLMMVASSDVEDSITRLAQMARAAGIHLIIATQRPSVDVITGVIKANIPSRIAFAVSSMTDSRTILDMGGAEKLLGRGDMLFLPVGASKPVRVQGAFLSDEEVEEVVNYVIGQQKAQYQEEMIPEDVPENTSEVEDELYGDAVDLVVEMQTASVSMLQRRFRIGYSRAARLIDEMELRGVVGPYEGSKPRTVLVAKSEEA
- a CDS encoding GntR family transcriptional regulator, with the protein product MSIKSDNRHLYLQVIDHLKQDIQKGIYKEREKLPSEFDLAKQLGVSRATLREALRILEEENVIVRRHGVGTFVNAKPLFESGIEQLNSVTGMIEHAGMKPGTIFLNSTTTGPTEEDIRRFSCSHDDEITLVERVRTANGEPVVYCLDKIPSSILPEDSSFEDESLLHLLEVKSNRKVTYAVAQIEPIGYHEKISPILECEPETALLVLKQMHFDENDVPILYSVNYFKADKFSFHVLRKRI
- a CDS encoding BMP family lipoprotein, which translates into the protein MKKRKFGLVMSLLLAAGTMLAGCGSDEGDSSKGKESDLRVGMVTDAGTIDDKSFNQGTWEGILKAEEEFGVKTKYLKPAGTTEAEYLKEIGNLYDAEYKFIVTPGFKFETAVFQAQDKYEDAKFVILDGNPHSGDYNPVVKDNTVAVFFAEHESGFLAGVAAAVELKEGEAGFIGGMEIPAVQKFNWGFQQGLKYANENLDTNVTIKAENVVYQGSFDNAAAGGQIAAQFYDRGVDVIFTAAGGVGVGAINEAKNRAKAGENVWIVGVDVDQYEDGKYEGDKSVILTSAMKKLDQVSYDMVQAELDGKFPGGETLIFDAKNDGIGLPEKNPNLSEETTAKVKEVYEKVKSEEIKVSAEQGDLFK